In the Dolichospermum flos-aquae CCAP 1403/13F genome, CCTGCTAGAATCAGAAAGGATTTCATAAGCCTCACCAATAGTTTTAAATTTCTCCTCAGCTTCCTTATTCCCCGGATTCAGGTCAGGGTGATATTGTCTAGCTAAACGCCGATAAACCTTCTTGATTTCTTCACTGGTGGCATCTTTAGAAACCCCTAAAATTTCGTAATAATCCCGAAAGTTCTGCAAATTTTGCATAATCTGTTAAATGTTAGTTGTCAGTAGGGGCGAAGCATTTGGAAGATAAATTATCGGTCATTGCCAAAAATAGTTCTCCAAATGCTTCGCCCGTACAGTGGTCAGTTGTCAGTTGAAGCATTTGGAAGATAAATTATCGGTCATTGCCAAAAGTAGTTCTCCAAATGCTTCGCCCGTACAGTGGTCAGTTGTCAGTTGAAGCATTTGGAAGATAAATTATCGGTCATTGCCAAAAGTAGTTCTCAAAATGCTTCGCCCGTACAGTGGTCAGTTGTCAGTTGAAGCATTTGGAAGATAAATTATCGGTCATTGCCAAAAATAGTTCTCCAAATGCTTCGCCCGTACAGTGGTCAGTTGTCAGTTGAAGCATTTGGAAGATAAATTATCGGTCATTGCCAAAAATAGTTCTCCAAATGCTTCGCCCGTACAGTGGTCAGTTGTCAGTTGCGCTTCTACTTATGACTGACCCTGCAAATCAAATATTGGGAAAGATTTTTGAATGTAGATCAAATATAGTTAATCTAAAATCTAAAATCGAATTATAACCAATCATCGTCATCATCCCAGTTATCCTGATAGCTAGGGCGTTTGCTGCGAGTGGGACGAGTTTCATAATTGGCAGAACGATTTTGATTTTCCCTGCCATAATTCCTGTTAACACCTCGGTTAGATGAATCTCGTTGGCGATAGTTATCTCTGTAAACATCCCGTTCCGGTTCTTTTTCTTTGTCACCCACAAAGATTTCCCGGATAGCACCAAATAAATCTTCATCTTCATCCTCAGCATAATACTGACGGACTTCTCTATTCAGTTCATACAGAGCATCTTGTAAATCAGCATAAGCCTGATCAATACCGCGATCTTCGTCAGCTTGTAAACTTTCTCGTAAATTCCGGCAAATATTATCAATGCGTTGACGACGGTTGCGGGCAAATTGCATTCCCATTTCCAAAGCTACTTCTCGCAGTTGTCGTTCTGCTTGTAATATTAACGCTTCGGCGCGGGTCCGTTTTTCAACTCGTTCCTTCCTTTCTCTATCAACATTGGCATATTTTTGGGCATCCTGAATCATGCGGTTAACTTCTGACTCACTTAAAGTAGAAGCGTCTTGAATAGTAATGCTTTGTTCTCTGCCAGTAGTCCGATCTAGGGCTGTTACCTGGAGAATCCCATTAGCATCAATATCAAAGGATACTTGCACTTGGGGAATGCCTCGCGGTGCGGGAGGAATGCCATAGAGTTTAAACCGTCCCAAGGATTTGTTATCTGTGGCCATGTCCCTTTCACCTTGGACAATATTGATTTCTACGCTATTTTGGTTATTTTCAGAAGTAGAAAAGATGTCAGAACGACGGACTGGGATAGTTGTATTGCGGGGGATGAGTTTTTTCATGACACCACCGATGGTTTCTAAGCCCATAGATAGGGGTGTGACATCTAAGAGGAGAACATCTTTAAGTTCCCCAGCCAGAATACTGCCCTGAATAGCTGCACCCACAGCGACGACTTCATCAGGATTGACGTTTTCGTTGGGTTCAATGCCAATTAAGTCTTGAACTAGCTGTTTCACCATGGGCATTCTCGTAGAACCACCAACTAATACGACTTCTTCAATATCTACAGGAGAAACTCCGGCATCTTTTAACGCCCGCTTAACTGGTGTTCTGATTCTACCCAGTAAGTCTACACATAAACCTTCAAATTGCGATCGCGTCAGCCGAGTTTCTAGGTGTTTTGGACCGTCCTCCGTGGCGGTAATGAAGGGTAAATTAATATCGGTGACACTAACCGCCGAAAGTTCAATTTTCGCCTTTTCTGCGGCTTCCATTAACCGTTGCAAAGCTTGGCGATCGCGTCTTAAATCTACACCTTCTGCTTCTAAAAACTGTTCCGCTAACCAATCAACTACTTTTCGATCAAAATCATTACCACCGAGTTGAGTATCTCCACTGGTAGATTTAACCTCAAATACGCCATCACCCACATCTAGTAGGGACACATCAAAAGTTCCCCCACCCAAATCAAACACAAGAATAGTTTCTGTGTAACCTCGATCTAATCCGTAAGCCAAGGATGCCGCTGTGGGTTCGTTGAGAATCCGTAAAACATCTAAACCAGCAATTCTACCCGCGTCACGGGTAGCTTGGCGTTGGGAATCATTAAAATAAGCCGGAACAGTAATCACAGCCCCGGTAACAGGTTCACCTAAATAACGACTAGCATCATCAGCTAATTTTTTCAGCACCATAGCCGAAATTTCTTCTGGGGAAAATTCCTTATTCAGCCGGGGACAGGCAACTTTAATATTGCCAATTTCATCTTTGCGGATAGTGTAAGGAACACGCTTAGAATCCGGGTTTAATTCCCCATATTTGCGCCCAATGAAGCGTTTCACGGCAAAAAAGGTATTTTGGGGATTAAGGACGGTTTGCCGTCTGGCCATTTGCCCCACAACCCTTTCCCCTTCTTTACTAAAGCCAACGACGGAGGGGGTTGTTCGCATTCCTTCTGCATTGGCAATCACCACCGGCTTGCCACCCTCCATGACGGCGACTACTGAGTTGGTTGTACCCAAGTCGATGCCAACTACCTTGCCCATGCGTTACTCGTCTCCTGTTGCGTGTTTTGTAAATTTATTATGATATGATAATACTGCTTTTAGCTTGGTGCTAAATCAGGTCAACAATCCAATTGCAATAGTCATTAAATCAGAAATATCCAATGATAACAGCATTGCTACTTGCTACAGGATAGCATTTAGAAAGAGGCAAGAGGTAAGAGGCAAGAGGCAAGAGGCAATTACACTTCACTTGCGATTACGATTATGGCTTCTGATGGGCTGGGATCTCGTAATTATCTCGCAAACTGTCATGAATTTTCACCCAAGTTCCGTCTCTGCGCCAGTTGAATTAATAAAAAAAGTGAAATGATAAGAAAAGTTAAAAATTTCAAATAAATATAGTACGTATAATTCGCAGTGTTGTGTGTGTGATATAAAGTCAATTATGGGTTTTCAGAATCCATCAAACAACTCGTCTGAATATTGCTAGTGTCAGTAACTCAGCCCTAAAGGGACTGAGCTTGTAAGAAATTGCAAGCTGTACTGACCAGTCTAAGTCTTAACTGACTACGTTTTTTGAGTCACGACACCCTGGAATGCGTAGCTAGTTCCCTGCTCTGTCGCTTGTGATTAAACAGTTTCAAAGTCACTGAAACAGTGTTGCAAGCCTAACAAGCTCTTAAAACATTGACGAAGCTAACATTACCCCAGAAATGGGAGGCTCTTCGGAGCAACACATTATGCGTACAGAGTTGGGAAATTTGAATCGGTAATTGTCCCGTTGAAAGTACACCACAAAAGTACCCCGAATTTCTCAACTCCAAGGCGGTAATGAAAAAATATTCACAGCGGTTAAAACCGCCCGTGTCGTTTCCCTCTCAGGGCTAAAGCCGCTGAGTTTCACGCTTACCGGGTATTCTTATGATGAAATTTACTCTATCTCGTCTTTTGCCTTTAGTTGTTGGTAGTGCTGCTGCTAGTGTCCTTGCTAGTATGTCTCCTGCTAAGGCGATTACATTGAATGTCAATGGTCAAAATGTAACCGCCGATAAAATTACAGTCAATAAGGGCAATTTTGAAAAGTCCATCGCTCAAATTAAGCACAGTCCTTGGTGGGAAAATTCGGGATTAGCGGAGATGTTGTCTAACGATGAGAAGGCAGAAGGTGGAAAATTTGTATACAGTGCGGTTAAGACCTACGCTGGAATTATTAAGGTAAACTTTTGGAGCAAAGGAGCAGACGAATATAAAGGAGCAGACGAATATATCGAAATAAATCCCATAAATTTTGGAGCGAATCAAATCCAGCACGTTGTCGTACAAGTGCCCTTTGATATTTCCGGAAGCGCTACCATTCCCGCAGTCGGCGCTCTACTCTTGGCCGCAAGATGGAAAGCTAGAAAAAGCATAGCATCAAAAACCCGCACTGCCAACCCTGATGTAGCGGTTTCCTAGGTGGACAATTGTTGGGGTGACGCTTTGTGTTTAGACCTGACCTTGGGCGTACTGCTATTTCTGATGCCTAAACTCGTCAAAAACCGACTACCCCAACTACATTTTTCTTGTTTCTTTTTTAGTGGGTTATATCGCTTGCAAAAGCATTTGTATCGTTTACAAGCAATTTATACCATTGCCATAACTATACTAAGACTTCTACTTGTTTAGTTTCAATAGTCAATGGCAAGCCAATCTCTGCCCTCACTTGTAAGCAAGCAGAAATCGCATCTTGAATATTCTCTAAAGCCTCTTCTTTTGTCGCTCCCTGACTAATGCAACCAGGAATACTAGGACATTCAATAATCCAGACACCATCTTCATCTCGATCAATCGTGACATTGAATTTCATACTAAGTTGTAGTTAAGTAATACCTGTATTTTAGCTTTGAAAATTTCGATTATTAGTCTTAATGGAAGATTACCGCAGATTCTCGAAAAAAGTCAATTGCTGGTGTATTTCACAAATTGCCATAAACGGGAATTGCTGCACCACGGACATCCTTGGCTGCTTCTGAGGCTAAAAAACAAATAACTTGGGCAATAGATTCGGGTTTTACCCATTTATCAGCGATTTCTGTGGGTGTACCTACTCTGTTAGCGGGGGTATCAATGACACTGGGGAGAATGGTATTAGCGGTAATGTTAGTACCTTTGGTTTCATCGGCTATCGCTTTTGTTAAGGCTATCACTCCAGCTTTGGCCGCAGAATAAGCCGCTAATTGTCCTGCTGGTTCAGCACCAGCGCGAGAACTGACGGTAACAATCCGCCCATAGCCGTTTTCTAACATACTTTTAAGGCTATATTTGCAAGTCAAAAAAGTTGTATTTAAGTTGATATCTATTTCCTGTTTCCAATCATAAAAGCTGTATTCGTGAGTTTTTCCTTTAGAAAATCCACCAACTAAATGAATTAACACATCTACTTTTGTCATGCGACTGACAAGTTTTTCTACTGAGGCTTCATCTTCTAAATTAGCAGGAATAAAATGAATTCTGGCAAAATCCGCCGGGGCAATAATTCCTTTGAGCCGTTCTACATCTTTAGGATTACGATAAGGAATAATCACATCTGCACCTTGGGCTATAACTGCGGGTGTTACACCCAAACCTAGTCCACCTGTGCCACCTGTAAGTAAAACTTGTTTGCCTTTCATAAAAAGATGCACTCCTTGGATATTCTTTATTCGGCGTTGCTGATAGCCTGCGTGGCGTTCGCGGTAGCGTGCCGGAGGCATTAGCCATATTGAGGTATGAAATTCCCAAATTGAACCTTTAAAACTCTTACCTTTGAGTCTACTCTTCGAGATCACGAAGCGTGATTGCGCCTTTGCGTGAGACTAAAATTCATACCCTTAATCAGCAACGCCCTTTATTCAAGATAGCGTGGATTTTCCAGAATCAATTTCATGATTTTGTTTCGCGCAATCTCTCTTAGATATCCCGCAGATGTAGGCACAAAGGGGCAAAAGAAGAAACACACAGTGCTGTCATAGAGACGCGGGATTTGGCATATCTAATTAGGGCTGGGCTTGCTACACAAACAAAGTCCGCACTTCGACAAGCTCAGTGACCGCCTGCGCGGACTAAGGAAAAATCAAGAATTGAAACCCACGCAGGTGGGTTTTGCCTGTGTAGACGCGGTTTCTAACCGCCCGTTTAACGTTAACTTGACACCTATAATCACTGCTAAAGCCCTACCTTCACAGACAACTTTTTCAGCAAACCTTAATTAAACATCTCCGAGAATTAAATGTGCGTGACTTTAAACCCTTGTAGAGACGTTCCATGGAACGTCTCTACAATATTTTTCGGAGATGTCTATTGAAGACAGTAACTAAGTAGGTTGGCGTTGAAAATTGTCGTTATGGCAAGGCAAAAGGCAATCATGCAAGAGTGAAGAGAGTTTAGGCGATTTTACTTTTCTTTACACAGATTGGTTTTATTGTGTTCACCTACTTATGTTAAATGTTAAAGCTTTGTTTGCAGATGTTGTACTAATTGTGGTGCTTGCACAACACCTTCAATTCTATCTACAGGCTGTCCTTGCTTAAATAGTACCAAGGTTGGTAAAGCCGCAATCCCGTATCGGCTGGCTAATTCTGTATACTTTTCCGTATCAATCTTGACAATCCGCAAACGGTTTTTCAATTGACTGTTGACTTGTTCTAAAATTGGCACCATCATTTGACAAGGACCACACCAGTCAGCATAAAAGTCTACCAATACGGGTACATCTGAACCAGATAGCATTTCTTCAAAGCTGTTGAATTCTTTTTTAATGGTCATAACACACCAGTTTTTAATTAATTGTTTGTTTTCATGTTAGTTCTTAGAATCTGGAATTTGTATATGTTTATATTTTTTATAGATCCCCTTTTGAGATCCCCGACTTCTTAAAGAAGTCGGGGATCTGAGTATTAGTGCTTACATTGTCAAAGACTGAGGATTGGTTTCAATCAATTTTGCTAAGTCTTGCAAGAATCCGGCGGCATCAGCACCATAAATGATACGATGATCACAGGTAACAGTTACTTGCATTTGTTGACGGACACCAAATAGGCCGTCGGCTGTGGCTACTACTTGGGGACGTGATGCGCCAATGGCTAAGATAGAACCTTGTCCAGGCGGTAAAATGGCATCAAAGGTATCTACACCAAACATTCCCAAGTTGGAGAGGGTGAAAGTACCGCTGTTATATTCTACTGGTTGTAGTTGTTTAGCTCTAGCGCGTTCTACTAAAGATTTCCAATTGCGAGATAAAGAGTAGATATCAACTGCATCTGCATTTTGTAAAACGGGTGTGATTAAACCACCATCATCCATGGCTACGGCGACAGAAACGTTAATATTAGGGTGATTGACAATTCCTTGATCTGAGTAGCTGGCATTAAGGATGGGGTGTTTTTGTAATGTTATGGCTACAGCTTTGGCTAATAGCGCGGTCATTGTCACACCTTTAGACTTAATTTGTTTGTAAAGTTTATCGAGTCCATCGGTGCTAATTGTGTAACTGACACGGAACACAGGTACAGATAAACTGGCTACCATGCCCCGAACTACTGCATTTTGTAAGGTTGTGAATGGCACTACTTGACCAGGAACGGCACTAGTAACTACTGGTGTGGCGACAGGTGCAGGTGCAGCTACGGGTACAGGTGCGGCTACAGGTGCAGGTGCGGCTACAGGTGCAGGTGCGGGAGTGACAACGGGGGTAGTAACGGGTTGGACTTTACCGACTGCCACTTCTATATCTTCCGCCACAATACGACCGTAGGGACCACTACCTGTGAGAGTATTTAAATCAACTTTGAGTTCTTTGGCTAGTTTGCGAGCGCGGGGTGAAACTACGACTCTGCCGGGTTCATGGTTAGAACCATTTTGAGATGGGGTGGCAGGGGCGGCAATTGCGGCAGCGGGTACGGGTATAGGGGCAGGTGTGGAGGGAGCAGCAGCACCGTCTGCGTTGGCTAAGGACTGGGCTGTGGCGATTTCTGCTTCTGTTTCGGCAATGTATGCGATCGCTGCGCCGACTGGGGCAGTTTCACCGGCGGGAACAATGATATGGGCAAGATATCCTTCATAGAAGGTTTCCACGTCCATAT is a window encoding:
- the trxA gene encoding thioredoxin — protein: MTIKKEFNSFEEMLSGSDVPVLVDFYADWCGPCQMMVPILEQVNSQLKNRLRIVKIDTEKYTELASRYGIAALPTLVLFKQGQPVDRIEGVVQAPQLVQHLQTKL
- the dnaK gene encoding molecular chaperone DnaK translates to MGKVVGIDLGTTNSVVAVMEGGKPVVIANAEGMRTTPSVVGFSKEGERVVGQMARRQTVLNPQNTFFAVKRFIGRKYGELNPDSKRVPYTIRKDEIGNIKVACPRLNKEFSPEEISAMVLKKLADDASRYLGEPVTGAVITVPAYFNDSQRQATRDAGRIAGLDVLRILNEPTAASLAYGLDRGYTETILVFDLGGGTFDVSLLDVGDGVFEVKSTSGDTQLGGNDFDRKVVDWLAEQFLEAEGVDLRRDRQALQRLMEAAEKAKIELSAVSVTDINLPFITATEDGPKHLETRLTRSQFEGLCVDLLGRIRTPVKRALKDAGVSPVDIEEVVLVGGSTRMPMVKQLVQDLIGIEPNENVNPDEVVAVGAAIQGSILAGELKDVLLLDVTPLSMGLETIGGVMKKLIPRNTTIPVRRSDIFSTSENNQNSVEINIVQGERDMATDNKSLGRFKLYGIPPAPRGIPQVQVSFDIDANGILQVTALDRTTGREQSITIQDASTLSESEVNRMIQDAQKYANVDRERKERVEKRTRAEALILQAERQLREVALEMGMQFARNRRQRIDNICRNLRESLQADEDRGIDQAYADLQDALYELNREVRQYYAEDEDEDLFGAIREIFVGDKEKEPERDVYRDNYRQRDSSNRGVNRNYGRENQNRSANYETRPTRSKRPSYQDNWDDDDDWL
- a CDS encoding dihydrolipoamide acetyltransferase family protein, whose translation is MSINEVFMPALSSTMTEGKIVSWVKSPGDKVEKGETVVVVESDKADMDVETFYEGYLAHIIVPAGETAPVGAAIAYIAETEAEIATAQSLANADGAAAPSTPAPIPVPAAAIAAPATPSQNGSNHEPGRVVVSPRARKLAKELKVDLNTLTGSGPYGRIVAEDIEVAVGKVQPVTTPVVTPAPAPVAAPAPVAAPVPVAAPAPVATPVVTSAVPGQVVPFTTLQNAVVRGMVASLSVPVFRVSYTISTDGLDKLYKQIKSKGVTMTALLAKAVAITLQKHPILNASYSDQGIVNHPNINVSVAVAMDDGGLITPVLQNADAVDIYSLSRNWKSLVERARAKQLQPVEYNSGTFTLSNLGMFGVDTFDAILPPGQGSILAIGASRPQVVATADGLFGVRQQMQVTVTCDHRIIYGADAAGFLQDLAKLIETNPQSLTM
- the fabG gene encoding 3-oxoacyl-ACP reductase FabG codes for the protein MKGKQVLLTGGTGGLGLGVTPAVIAQGADVIIPYRNPKDVERLKGIIAPADFARIHFIPANLEDEASVEKLVSRMTKVDVLIHLVGGFSKGKTHEYSFYDWKQEIDINLNTTFLTCKYSLKSMLENGYGRIVTVSSRAGAEPAGQLAAYSAAKAGVIALTKAIADETKGTNITANTILPSVIDTPANRVGTPTEIADKWVKPESIAQVICFLASEAAKDVRGAAIPVYGNL
- a CDS encoding type II toxin-antitoxin system HicB family antitoxin, translating into MKFNVTIDRDEDGVWIIECPSIPGCISQGATKEEALENIQDAISACLQVRAEIGLPLTIETKQVEVLV